The sequence GAGAGTTTTGCTGATTGGCAAACACTCCAGGTTTCTGGAGTATCTGTTCTTACAGAAGTTATTTATCTTGAAGATCGAGATAAGTATTATGATATTACTGGTGATCGTACAATTAATGCGAGCATTCAACCATATTATGAAATGCCTCGGTATCAGGCGATTGGTGCAATTGCTTGCCTGTGGGATATCTTTGGTGGAGAAGTCAACTCCAAAGGTTACAAGGTTCTTGATACTCATGTTGGTCTGATCTACGGTGACTCAATTACCGTTGCTCGTGCAAAAGATATCTTTGAACGTCTGAAAGATAAAGGTTTTGCATCCAGCAATATCGTGTTTGGTGTTGGTTCCTATACCACCCAATACACAACCCGTGATTCTCTGGGTATGGCTGTGAAAGCAACTGGTGCTGTTATTGATGGTCAGCAAATCATGGTTGTCAAAGAGCCGAAGACAGACCTCGGTAAGAAGTCTGCAAAAGGTTTCCTGAAGGTTATCCGTGATGAGAATGGCGAACTGAAACTTGTTGACAATTGTCAGCTTGAAGATGTACAGTCTGACGATAACGAACTGCGTCGTGTGTTTTACAACGGCAAATTGATTGTCGATGAAGATTTGACAACGATTCGTGAGCGAGCAGCATCACAACTTTAAAAATTAAGCCCCTTAATTGGGGCTTTTTATTTTGTGAATTTGACATGAAAAGTCACTATAGTATATAGTAATATTACCAAACTATTAACTATAAATTTTGTGAGATTTTATGGATAAACCCAATAACAATAATAAACCAACCTATAATTTTTATTTTAGATGTAAAGCCTGTGATGCCCCTCTCAACCACAACTCCTATAATGTCAAAAATGGTATAAGTGAATCACCATACTGTTCTAAGTGTGCTGCATACTCGTTTGACAATTCCAATTCTGATCGAGAATATGAACATCAGTACTTGAGTGATTTAGATTTTTCCCTCTCAGGAATAAAATCTGA is a genomic window of Actinomycetota bacterium containing:
- a CDS encoding nicotinate phosphoribosyltransferase codes for the protein AIITKAAKILKQEIMARDGRVVFRPDSGIPEHIIAGYYIESFADWQTLQVSGVSVLTEVIYLEDRDKYYDITGDRTINASIQPYYEMPRYQAIGAIACLWDIFGGEVNSKGYKVLDTHVGLIYGDSITVARAKDIFERLKDKGFASSNIVFGVGSYTTQYTTRDSLGMAVKATGAVIDGQQIMVVKEPKTDLGKKSAKGFLKVIRDENGELKLVDNCQLEDVQSDDNELRRVFYNGKLIVDEDLTTIRERAASQL